The following coding sequences lie in one Bemisia tabaci unplaced genomic scaffold, PGI_BMITA_v3 genomic window:
- the LOC109037484 gene encoding NBAS subunit of NRZ tethering complex, whose amino-acid sequence MPTPPTEKILYELLVYAEWKLEPEFSRLSKAVSPSVQSLPFLLTRLSSILKRKEASPIINSVNSQVPWKLATGGDGQVVAILQDSILEIRTARDEYTSVVGKATVQKDAWPHLRKLEWSPDCSMVALANSNGTISAFDLLGSNLFVIPSENTETFGESVQALAALIFIDIRFKSTKWSHELISIDYNGILNSYLVSSSGGYQNYHKWSFSPLKFWKGISCVTYHQKNHMLIVGSPVIVNSKAKENWQWGLSSWRLINDVPYYRATNSDSDDRSYFNLKYSMLSWIPVFSNSLINQFVKQSAVFRMQISPEGQQVACLHSCGTISIWHLPSLRLNKLWTLEEQPNFNLENKMYKRKSGADQLKNSTEFHPVDINWWSEKSLTVARNNGAVTVCCVDTLENLLGESPEFLSRQPQLSSTSGENGILALECQIHPLKTKLSNDNEEEASSSDDEEKSTLWSRGSDMIRSTCFFFTDLERFKPKRKRPKLVYKIYQMLAIISRTPEELFTRMIESESYEEALSLAEVYNLDADRVYQSQWRKTPVSVSSIHNFLSKIHSKTWVLYECCERVPETLSAVKELISFGLKYTDRLAVLKDEENPKSTNGSIDGSLSTFDVSKLSEEAKQMITFRKKLLRLSDRLFTYQSILESTAEEPNLVESLYDHETYDKFQKLSIIESAIQYARKSDVNAVYALLTYHGDETIPFWLNILDNIPETLRATNYRSLLPECKDGKLIDWKRKKIRDKDWCELEPFASIGEIDVLSAENSEHPSDLTVEAVYQWYRRRICSIEKNTNLVDRALVLLRIAKEKQVKDLDNLEFELEILDVLVHEVYIEDITLESLQKKTMQEKLKLLMSTTTPDTFIANLKQLLIPFLDRCEVHQSGSKMKLISSYLLDLSVKNLEYIVKFVQFIMMFDLFEDKTSIFSSLEAFVSLIIECIYNCQNTDEIDRVSFIVSLLPQHDLNKSVEASRNIWNSIKTLEAEIMCLKILLQHHIKMSLQHIHKIKDDHEAVFSLLSGVGKGKNLSGKNLSPSEWNQLLLDLLQLHSHLFSCLSEQNCYEIYASILLNNEHSSSIMFAANVLCCNPSDEHKRKITFASSLDLVLKAARSYFNNSATVSDNSMVLAKVCLRLMPEENKEICDELDLIAAVHLLSEFKVVLLPMQVRQCADRMKMIDLCLKSRPDNYCKTDKLFKLAKLLRIHETDSRLREATILLKCLEVSFEAKNYSFCGQKCLSFIREEQPLGWEICRNVANCEEYKDLETRKKLAVFSLAYCPPNFIEEIIQIKHRLEYKILRSSIQDQMTEAVAESGNEISHSETKFLQSIVTDKVLNLTSTLFNNKLSKVFWDYTSSKDISQVVEEENNDDMKRQGIPDFYETVHTKCDCVPISKTNNSTLDMNLALLTQCLFELKTSTLDISMENSFNKLLANCAELSVADDLPLSLFFLLSMRGVDEIVNILDSLPKTMCTLQFAVLIFAFRICSLLPDFKLPTTPKNIVYLAEKNHLQDPECYKLMLKYKKALDNLKESEKLEVLECGINTARFATDETYKLDSILGLAMSQDSNQFYLAIQLGATHGVSLTEIVVSHVTSLLFSCVPNLVEKISGNDLLLKLLKDDCSSVLSQLEERYYKPTDGTNHNGLVAYFSVLNLFAEDVKFYNLPAKEHVKLIKKVKATSPLIDYKNLIEKPESIVSVFEPALSEKTVNSLLKLIKVLPSFLKDSVSFPLLYSCLINKIYHTEDGSSEVDRVAKCVDYIGKISPEDVLKFVQTSLLSEKCVRNKNISERLSLLESIISVCQKRSDFDFSATLNYLEASYSSLQVIENLLEECLESEADTPDHLVFFQSLDLHHTDPTGLRNAFFSALVSLTSVPVVELIKACENLNCGFSLKSVLSEVILSAKDNIESISAILLRVNECIDKNFVEKEWIPQLESLLSCHSLPPKQKIQLNHTLNKLQLS is encoded by the exons ATGCCgactcctccaacagaaaaaattCTGTATGAGCTGTTGGTCTACGCAGAATGGAAACTAGAACCAGAGTTTTCG CGGCTTAGTAAAGCAGTTTCTCCCAGTGTTCAGTCTTTACCGTTCCTTTTGACGAGACTCTCAAGTATTTTGAAACGGAAGGAGGCCAGTCCGATCATCAA ttCAGTCAATTCCCAAGTTCCGTGGAAGCTAGCAACTGGCGGAGATGGTCAAGTAGTAGCAATTCTTCAAGACTCAATTCTGGAGATACGAACTGCACGTGATGAGTACACATCTGTTGTTGGCAAAGCAACTG TTCAAAAGGATGCGTGGCCTCACCTACGCAAATTGGAATGGAGCCCTGACTGTAGCATGGTTGCACTAGCAAACAGCAATGGAACAATCTCAGCTTTTGACCTCCTCGGCAGTAACCTATTTGTTATACCATCAGAGAACACTGAAACTTTTGGAGAGTCAGTTCAGGCGTTGGCGGCTTTGATATTCATTGATATTCGCTTTAAAAGTACCAAGTGGTCACATGAGCTTATCTCAATAGATTACAATGGCATTCTGAATAGTTATCTGGTGTCTTCGTCCGGTGGATATCAGAACTATCACAAATGGAGTTTTTCGCCTCTTAAATTTTGGAAAGGAATATCCTGTGTGACCTACCATCAAAAAAACCACATGCTCATCGTTGGCTCACCAGTAATTGTTAACAGTAAAGCAAAG GAAAATTGGCAGTGGGGTCTCAGCTCATGGCGGTTAATCAACGATGTCCCATACTATAGAGCCACAAATTCAGACTCAGATGACAGATCctactttaatttgaaatataGTATGTTATCATGGATTCCCGTCTTCAGCAACAGTTTAATCAATCAGTTTGTCAAACAG agtGCTGTTTTTAGAATGCAGATATCACCAGAGGGTCAGCAAGTTGCATGTCTTCACAGTTGTGGAACCATTTCAATTTGGCATCTTCCTAGCCTGAG ACTGAATAAGTTATGGACACTAGAGGAGCAACCCAATTTCaaccttgaaaataaaatgtataagCGAAAAAGTGGAGCCGATCAATTGAAGAATAGCACTGAATTTCATCCTGTTGATATAAACTGGTGGTCTGAAAAA AGTTTGACAGTGGCACGAAATAATGGAGCAGTAACGGTTTGCTGCGTGGACACATTGGAAAATCTGTTGGGAGAATCACCAGAATTTCTGTCTCGTCAACCGCAATTATCCTCCACCAGTGGTGAAAATGGGATTCTTGCATTAGAGTGTCAGATACACCCATTGAAAACTAAACTGAGCAATGATAATGAGGAAGAA GCAAGTAGCAGCGACGATGAGGAGAAATCCACCCTTTGGAGTAGAGGCTCCGACATGATTCGGTCAACATGCTTCTTTTTCACGGATCTAGAGAGATTTAAGCCAAAAAGGAAGAGACCAAAATTAGTTTACAAAATTTATCAGATGTTGGCTATCATCAGCCGCACTCCAGAGGAACTCTTCACTAGGATG ATCGAGAGTGAAAGCTACGAAGAGGCTCTCTCTTTGGCTGAAGTTTACAATTTGGATGCGGATCGTGTGTATCAAAGTCAGTGGCGCAAGACACCTGTTTCTGTCTCATCAATCCACAATTTTCTAAGTAAGATCCACTCCAAAACATGGGTTCTGTACGAATGTTGTGAAAGAGTTCCCGAAACTCTGTCAGCAGTCAAGGAGCTCATCAGTTTTGGATTGAAGTACACAGATCGCTTGGCCGTTCTCAAGGATGAAGAAAATCCAAAGTCTACAAATGGCTCGATCGATGGTTCCTTATCTACTTTTGATGTTAGCAAATTGAGTGAAGAAGCCAAGCAGATGATTACTTTTAGAAAGAAACTTCTGAGACTCTCTGATAGACTTTTTACTTACCAATCAATCCTCGAATCCACAGCTGAAGAACCAAATTTAGTCGAATCACTATATGATCATGAGACGTACGATAAATTTCAGAAACTGTCTATTATAGAGTCAGCTATTCAGTACGCAAGGAAGAGTGACGTAAATGCCGTGTATGCCTTATTGACATATCATGGAGATGAAACCATTCCGTTTTGGCTCAATATTCTTGACAATATACCAGAAACACTTAGGGCAACTAATTATCGGTCTTTGTTACCAGAGTGCAAAGACGGCAAGCTGATTGattggaaaaggaaaaaaataagagacaaaGACTGGTGTGAGTTGGAGCCATTCGCATCCATTGGTGAGATTGATGTACTTTCTGCTGAAAACTCGGAACACCCATCAGATCTAACGGTTGAAGCTGTTTACCAGTGGTATCGCAGACGGATCTGTTCGATAGAGAAGAATACAAATTTAGTTGATAGAGCATTAGTCTTGTTGAGGATTGCCAAAGAAAAACAAGTCAAAGATCTTGATAACCTTGAATTTGAGCTTGAGATTCTTGACGTTTTGGTACACGAGGTGTACATTGAAGATATCACTCTTGAGTCTCTGCAGAAAAAAAcgatgcaggaaaaattgaaactgtTGATGAGTACAACAACACCAGATACCTTCATAGCCAATTTAAAACAGCTTTTAATTCCTTTCTTGGACCGCTGTGAGGTGCATCAGTCAGgctcaaaaatgaaattaatatcATCGTATCTCCTTGATCTAAGTGTGAAAAATCTGGAATACATAGTAAAATTCGTTCAGTTTATAATGATGTTTGATTTATTTGAGGACAAGACATCAATATTCTCGTCACTTGAAGCTTTTGTGTCTTTAATAATAGAGTGCATTTACAATTGCCAGAACACAGATGAAATCGACAGAGTTTCATTCATCGTTTCCCTTCTGCCACAACACGATTTAAACAAATCTGTAGAAGCTAGCAGAAATATTTGGAATTCTATCAAGACTCTAGAAGCTGAGATTATGTGTTTGAAGATTTTGCTTCAACATCATATCAAGATGTCTTTGCAACACATTCATAAGATCAAAGATGATCATGAAGCTGTCTTTTCCTTATTATCAGGAGTTGGAAAAGGGAAGAACTTAAGTGGGAAAAATCTCTCTCCCTCTGAGTGGAATCAGCTCCTTCTTGATTTACTGCAGCTTCATTCACATTTATTTTCTTGCTTATCAGAACAGAATTGCTATGAAATTTATGCTTCCATATTACTTAATAATGAACACAGTAGTAGTATAATGTTTGCTGCCAATGTTTTGTGTTGTAACCCATCAGACGAGCATAAGCGGAAAATCACTTTTGCCTCCAGTCTTGATCTGGTTTTGAAAGCCGCGCGTAGTTACTTTAATAACTCAGCAACGGTCTCAGATAACTCCATGGTTTTAGCAAAAGTATGCCTCAGATTAATGCCAGAGGAAAACAAAGAAATTTGTGATGAGCTAGATTTAATTGCAGCTGTTCATTTACTGAGTGAGTTCAAGGTAGTTCTATTGCCAATGCAGGTGCGTCAGTGCGCTGACCGGatgaaaatgattgatttatGTTTAAAAAGTCGTCCTGACAATTATTGTAAGACAGACAAATTATTCAAACTAGCAAAACTCCTCAGGATACACGAAACTGATTCAAGACTGAGGGAAGCAACAATTCTGTTGAAATGTCTTGAAGTCTCATTTGAGGccaaaaattattctttttgtGGTCAAAAGTGTCTGAGTTTTATAAGAGAAGAGCAACCATTAGGGTGGGAAATCTGCAGGAATGTGGCAAACTGTGAGGAGTACAAGGATCTTGAGACTCGGAAGAAGCTAGCAGTTTTTTCATTAGCCTATTGTCCTCCGAATTTTATTGAGGAAATCATTCAAATCAAGCATCGGCTTGAGTATAAAATTCTGCGATCTTCAATTCAAGATCAAATGACAGAAGCAGTTGCTGAAAGTGGTAATGAAATCTCCCACTCTGAGACCAAATTTCTGCAAAGTATTGTCACGGATAAAGTTTTAAATTTGACATCAACTCTGTTCAATAATAAACTGAGTAAAGTTTTTTGGGACTACACCTCAAGCAAAGATATTTCGCAAGTTGTAGAGGAAGAAAACAATGATGATATGAAACGGCAAGGCATTCCAGACTTTTACGAAACAGTGCACACCAAGTGTGACTGTGTTCCTATTTCCAAGACTAATAATTCGACCCTTGATATGAATTTGGCATTACTGACACAATGCCTATTTGAACTCAAAACAAGCACTCTTGACATTTCAATGGAAAACAGTTTCAACAAACTTCTAGCGAATTGTGCAGAGCTGTCTGTTGCGGATGATCTCCCTCTTAGTCTTTTCTTTTTACTCTCCATGAGAGGCGTGGATGAAATCGTTAACATACTTGACAGTCTACCCAAAACTATGTGCACACTTCAATTTGCAGTCCTAATTTTTGCATTTCGTATTTGCTCACTATTACCAGACTTCAAGTTGCCCACTACACCCAAGAACATCGTCTACttagcagaaaaaaatcaccTCCAAGATCCTGAGTGCTACAAGTTGATGCTCAAGTACAAAAAGGCTCTAGATAATTTgaaagagtctgaaaaattagaagtgTTGGAGTGTGGCATTAACACAGCAAGATTTGCCACTGATGAAACTTACAAACTAGACTCTATCTTGGGACTTGCCATGAGCCAAGATTCTAATCAGTTCTATCTAGCGATACAGCTAGGAGCAACTCATGGTGTCTCTTTAACGGAGATCGTTGTTAGTCATGTAACTTCCCTTTTATTCAGTTGCGTTCCTAACTTAGTCGAGAAAATCTCTGGAAATGATCTGCTTCTAAAACTGTTAAAAGACGATTGCTCCAGTGTATTAAGTCAATTAGAAGAAAGGTACTACAAACCTACAGATGGAACAAATCATAATGGGTTAGTAGCTTATTTCTCTGTGTTAAATTTGTTTGCTGAGGATGTCAAGTTTTACAATCTTCCAGCCAAGGAACATGTTAAATTAATAAAGAAAGTCAAAGCTACCTCCCCTTTAATTGACTATAAGAACTTGATAGAAAAGCCTGAATCCATTGTAAGCGTTTTTGAACCTGCCTTAAGTGAAAAGACGGTAAATAGTTTActgaaattaattaaagtttTACCAAGTTTCCTCAAAGATAGTGTATCATTTCCTTTACTATATTCATGTTTAATTAATAAGATTTACCATACCGAGGATGGTTCCAGTGAAGTTGATAGAGTGGCAAAGTGTGTTGACTACATCGGGAAGATATCGCCTGAAGATGTCCTTAAGTTTGTGCAGACTTCATTGCTTTCTGAAAAGTGTGTGAGAAACAAGAATATTTCTGAAAGGTTGAGCTTGCTAGAGAGTATAATTTCAGTCTGTCAAAAAAGAAGTGATTTTGATTTCTCTGCAACGTTAAATTACTTGGAAGCGAGTTATTCTAGTTTGcaggtcattgaaaatttgttaGAAGAGTGTTTGGAGAGTGAAGCTGATACTCCAGACCACTTAGTATTCTTTCAAAGTCTAGATTTGCATCATACAGATCCAACTGGCTTacgaaatgcatttttctcagcTCTGGTCTCATTGACTTCTGTTCCGGTAGTTGAACTTATAAAAGCGTGTGAGAATTTAAACTGcggtttttcattaaaatcagtCTTGAGTGAGGTAATACTCTCTGCAAAAGATAATATTGAAAGTATCTCTGCAATTTTATTACGAGTCAATGAGTGTATTGataaaaattttgtcgaaaaagaaTGGATACCTCAGTTGGAATCTCTATTATCTTGTCACTCTCTACCCCCaaagcagaaaattcaattaaaccacactttaaataaattacaattaagttga